One part of the Coffea eugenioides isolate CCC68of chromosome 10, Ceug_1.0, whole genome shotgun sequence genome encodes these proteins:
- the LOC113749696 gene encoding U-box domain-containing protein 4-like produces the protein METEVQSNSFTYMGRSFSGLSIHDGSSSAFSDCNSDRSGEFPTASSQSRRLLIACASSENNNYSSDELIRQLVSDLNSPSPEDQKQAALELRLLAKNKPENRIKIAEAGAIRPLIDIISSSTDSQLHEYGVTAILNLSLCDENKEVIAAAGAIKPLIRALKVGNAAAKENAACALLRLSQVDSNKAAIGRSGAIPPLVNLLENGNFRGKKDASTALYSLCSVKDNKVRAVQAGIMKPLVELMADFQSNMVDKSAFVLSLLVSVAEARAALVDEGGIPVLVEIVEVGTQRQKEIAVAILLQLCEDGLSYRTLVAREGAIPPLVALSQAGTSRAKQKAEMLIGLLRQPRSGNAAAPAATARASSDVSVA, from the exons ATGGAAACAGAGGTCCAGTCCAATAGTTTTACCTATATGGGGCGAAGCTTCAGCGGCCTCAGCATCCACGATGGTTCTTCCTCCGCTTTCAGCGACTGCAACAGCGACAGATCCGGCGAATTCCCCACCGCTTCTTCCCAGAGCCGACGTCTACTTATCGCTTGCGCCTCCTCCGAAAACAACAACTACTCCTCTGACGAACTGATCCGCCAGCTCGTCTCCGATCTTAATTCTCCCTCCCCTGAAGACCAAAAACAAGCCGCCTTGGAGCTCAGACTCCTCGCCAAAAACAAACCCGAGAATCGAATTAAGATTGCCGAGGCTGGCGCCATCAGACCATTGATTGATATCATTTCTTCCTCCACCGACTCTCAGCTGCATGAGTACGGCGTCACTGCAATTCTTAACCTCTCGCTCTGCGACGAAAATAAGGAAGTTATAGCGGCCGCCGGTGCCATAAAGCCGCTGATTAGAGCTTTGAAAGTGGGAAACGCCGCGGCCAAAGAAAACGCCGCTTGTGCTTTACTAAGACTGTCGCAAGTTGATTCGAATAAAGCCGCTATCGGGAGGTCGGGGGCGATACCGCCGCTAGTGAATCTTCTAGAAAATGGGAATTTTCGGGGGAAAAAGGATGCATCGACGGCGCTTTATTCGTTGTGTTCGGTGAAAGATAACAAGGTGAGGGCTGTTCAAGCTGGGATAATGAAGCCGTTGGTGGAATTGATGGCGGACTTTCAGTCGAACATGGTGGACAAGTCAGCGTTTGTTTTGAGCTTGCTGGTATCGGTGGCGGAGGCCAGGGCGGCGCTAGTGGACGAAGGTGGGATTCCGGTGCTGGTGGAGATTGTGGAAGTTGGGACTCAACGGCAGAAGGAGATTGCGGTGGCTATACTATTGCAGCTGTGTGAAGATGGCCTGAGTTACCGGACTTTGGTGGCGCGGGAAGGAGCCATTCCTCCTCTGGTCGCTCTGTCTCAGGCCGGAACTAGTCGGGCTAAACAGaag GCGGAGATGCTGATTGGGCTCCTACGGCAACCGAGATCCGGCAACGCCGCTGCTCCTGCTGCCACTGCCAGGGCGTCTTCTGATGTGTCAGTTGCTTAG
- the LOC113749036 gene encoding F-box/kelch-repeat protein At5g43190, which produces MDPEIWSRLPEDILERVLSFLPLKTFLSLRSTCKHFKSLLFSPSFVSKHSPASPTSSSSPFSSFLLLSHHQFSCKCPLYDTVQNAWRNLPLSYSPTVSPAQSCTLLSASHGRLCFSHPSSSSFIVCNLLSRSSRVVKYPKFPCSFESLTLVSTSTGYKLLMMSSSGSSNTAFVYDSGIHLWQQFQGINLILNNQGGVFHEGKLYFITTEPFHILCFDLETGSWERSPIQLPNQLAFARLVSDGNRKLYLIGGIGSDGISRSLKLWELSGDGENWAEVERLPEMMVKKFLSVCYHKYEHVYCFWHEGLLCVCCYTWPEVLYYKVSRKTWHWIPKCPLLTEKWSCGFKWFSFVPQLYSFA; this is translated from the coding sequence ATGGATCCGGAGATATGGAGCAGGTTGCCGGAAGACATCCTGGAGCGGGTCCTCTCATTTCTTCCATTGAAAACGTTCTTGAGCCTCAGATCAACCTGCAAACACTTCAAGTCCCTCCTTTTCTCTCCTTCCTTCGTTTCTAAACACTCTCCTGCTTCTcctacttcttcttcttcacctttctcttctttcctctTACTTTCACACCATCAGTTTAGTTGCAAATGTCCTCTCTATGATACTGTCCAGAACGCTTGGCGCAATTTGCCTCTTTCCTACTCTCCCACGGTCTCACCTGCGCAGTCCTGTACCCTTTTATCGGCCTCCCATGGCCGCCTTTGCTTCTCTCATCCCAGCTCCTCCTCTTTTATAGTCTGCAACCTCTTGTCAAGGTCTTCGAGAGTCGTCAAGTACCCCAAATTTCCCTGCAGTTTCGAGTCCTTGACTTTGGTTTCTACGTCAACCGGTTACAAGCtattgatgatgtcttcttctGGATCATCAAATACTGCTTTTGTTTACGACTCTGGCATCCACCTCTGGCAGCAGTTCCAGGGGATCAACCTGATTTTAAACAATCAAGGGGGAGTATTCCATGAAGGGAAATTGTACTTTATCACCACCGAGCCTTTCCACATCTTATGCTTTGATCTGGAGACTGGGAGCTGGGAGAGATCTCCGATTCAATTGCCAAATCAGCTTGCCTTTGCCAGGTTAGTCAGTGATGGGAATAGGAAATTGTACCTGATTGGGGGGATTGGGAGTGATGGGATTTCAAGGAGTTTGAAGTTATGGGAGTTGAGCGGAGATGGAGAAAATTGGGCTGAAGTCGAAAGGCTGCCGGAAATGATGGTGAAAAAATTTCTATCAGTTTGCTACCACAAGTATGAGCATGTTTATTGCTTTTGGCACGAGGGACTTCTCTGCGTTTGCTGCTACACTTGGCCTGAGGTTTTGTATTACAAGGTTTCTAGGAAGACCTGGCACTGGATTCCCAAATGTCCTCTGTTAACTGAGAAATGGAGCTGCGGTTTCAAGTGGTTTTCCTTCGTTCCACAGCTATACTCATTTGCATGA
- the LOC113749756 gene encoding mitochondrial outer membrane protein porin 2-like, protein MSSRGPGLFSDFGMKASDVLTKDYSTEQKFSLSSESDAGVAIASSLAKKGGFSAGVVAAQYKYKKSTVDVKVDTESSIATSITVTDILPSMKTIATCRFPDYNSGKIGVQYFHEHASFTAAVDLNKSPNVDISATIGTPFIAFGTEASYKVDSRSFTTYNAGVSLTKPNYGASVILADKGDAVKATYFHQWDQEKRGVAVAEIARKFSTNVSILTVGTSYAIDPHTLVKAKLNNHGNLDTLVQHELAPKSFLILSGSFDTLAMDKHPRFGLALSLKP, encoded by the exons ATGAGTAGTAGAGGTCCAGGCCTCTTCTCCGACTTCGGCATGAAAGCCAGCG ATGTACTGACTAAGGACTATAGTACTGAGCAGAAATTCTCCCTCTCTTCCGAGAGTGACGCGGGAGTG GCCATTGCGTCCTCTTTAGCTAAGAAGGGTGGATTTTCTGCTGGTGTTGTTGCTGCACAATACAAGTACAAGAAGTCTACAGTTGACGTCAAAGTTGACACAGAATCCAGT ATTGCAACAAGCATAACGGTGACTGACATCTTACCATCTATGAAGACTATTGCCACGTGTAGATTTCCTGATTACAATTCTGGCAAG ATAGGGGTTCAATATTTCCATGAGCATGCAAGTTTCACTGCAGCTGTTGATCTGAACAAGTCTCCAAATGTTGATATTTCCGCAACCATTGGTACTCCTTTCATTGCTTTTGGTACCGAAGCAAGTTACAAGGTGGATTCGCGTTCGTTTACAACGTACAATGCTGGAGTCAGTCTGACAAAACCAAATTATGGTGCTTCTGTAATTTT GGCTGACAAAGGAGATGCAGTGAAGGCAACTTATTTTCACCAATGGGACCAGGAAAAGAGAGGCGTTGCTgtggcagaaattgcaagaaaGTTCTCTACGAATGTCAGTATTTTGACAGTTGGAACGTCATATGCAATTGATCCTCACACACTGGTCAAGGCAAAGCTGAACAACCACGGCAACCTTGATACCTTGGTGCAGCATGAGTTGGCACCAAAATCTTTCCTGATATTATCCGGATCCTTTGACACCTTAGCCATGGATAAACATCCCCGGTTTGGTTTGGCACTATCTCTCAAGCCTTGA
- the LOC113749310 gene encoding raucaffricine-O-beta-D-glucosidase-like, producing MKDYLDLAELCFWEFGDRVKYWTTFNEPWTFIFKGYVTGEFPPCRGSSSEEHAKLSALQHKTHHRNPLVCEDGDPGVEPYTAARNLLLAHAEAVDLYRKKFKAQGGQIGITLVTSWFEPFHHHSEKDIHAAQRTQDFVFGWFMDPITYGRYPKSMTDNVPPERLQRFAEEESIQLRGSYDFLGLNYYTSSYIVAASVLPSGPPSYITDSHATHKNNGPDGNPIGEPTEGLHKILHYIKQRYNDPPIFITENGFGDANHPDYTVSEACNDETRIEYLREHLKEIRLAMIENRVNVKGYFVWSLMDNFEWASGFNYRFGLVYVNFTDRYLSRFPKNSALWYMNFLDKKYRPITHPLKNNALLEDETISPTSTSPLPYQTNAPNSGEMVVHEGTPTKRHRKT from the exons AT GAAGGACTACCTGGACCTTGCTGAATTGTGCTTTTGGGAATTCGGTGATCGTGTGAAATATTGGACAACATTCAATGAGCCATGGACTTTTATATTTAAGGGATATGTAACTGGTGAATTTCCCCCTTGTCGAGGTTCATCTTCAGAGGAGCACGCGAAACTTTCTGCTCTCCAACACAAAACTCATCACCGGAACCCATTGGTTTGTGAAGATGGAGATCCAGGTGTTGAACCATATACTGCAGCACGTAACTTGCTCCTTGCTCATGCTGAAGCAGTTGATCTTTACAGGAAAAAATTCAAG GCTCAAGGGGGACAAATTGGCATAACACTCGTTACCTCGTGGTTTGAGCCATTCCATCACCACTCAGAGAAAGACATACATGCCGCTCAACGAACACAGGACTTTGTGTTCGGCTG GTTTATGGATCCAATAACATATGGTCGATATCCAAAGAGCATGACAGATAATGTGCCACCAGAGCGCCTTCAACGATTTGCAGAGGAAGAATCCATCCAACTAAGAGGATCATATGATTTCCTTGGGCTCAACTATTACACATCCAGCTATATAGTTGCTGCATCTGTCCTCCCCAGTGGACCTCCGAGCTACATTACTGATTCGCATGCCACTCATAAAA ACAATGGTCCTGATGGGAATCCTATTGGTGAACCA ACTGAGGGGTTGCACAAGATTTTGCACTACATAAAGCAACGTTACAATGATCCACCAATTTTTATCACTGAGAATG GATTTGGTGATGCAAATCATCCTGATTATACGGTTTCTGAAGCTTGTAACGATGAGACGAGGATTGAATACCTTCGTGAGCACTTAAAAGAAATAAGACTGGCCATGATTGA AAATCGGGTCAATGTCAAGGGATATTTCGTTTGGTCATTGATGGACAATTTCGAGTGGGCATCAGGCTTCAATTATCGGTTTGGCCTTGTGTATGTTAACTTCACAGATCGTTATTTGTCAAGATTCCCAAAAAACTCAGCTCTATGGTACATGAATTTTCTGGACAAGAAGTATAGACCTATAACACATCCACTGAAAAATAATGCCCTACTTGAGGATGAAACTATAAGCCCTACTTCTACTTCGCCGCTGCCATATCAAACGAATGCCCCAAATTCGGGAGAAATGGTTGTTCATGAGGGTACTCCAACTAAGAGGCACCGCAAAACTTGA